In the genome of Amaranthus tricolor cultivar Red isolate AtriRed21 chromosome 15, ASM2621246v1, whole genome shotgun sequence, one region contains:
- the LOC130800756 gene encoding 40S ribosomal protein S12-like has product MSGEEAPVAAETPAPLGETMDLMTALQLVLKKSLAHGGLTRGLHEGAKAIEKHAAQLCLLAEDCDQPDYVKLVKALCAEHNVNLLTVPSAKTLGEWAGLCKIDSEGKARKVVGCSCVVVKDYGEETEGLHVVQQHIKSH; this is encoded by the exons ATGTCTGG TGAGGAGGCTCCTGTTGCTGCTGAGACCCCTGCTCCATTGGGGGAGACCATGGACCTGATGACTGCTCTTCAACTTGTGCTTAAGAAGTCTCTTGCACATGGTGGACTTACTCGTGGGCTTCATGAAGGTGCCAAGGCTATTGAGAAGCATGCTGCTCAGCTTTGCTTATTGGCAGAGGATTGTGACCAGCCTGATTATGTCAAATTAGTCAAGGCTCTCTGTGCTGAGCACAATGTCAACTTGCTTACTGTTCCAAGTGCCAAAACCTTGGGCGAGTGGGCCGGT TTGTGCAAAATTGATTCAGAGGGTAAAGCAAGAAAAGTTGTTGGGTGCTCCTGTGTTGTTGTCAAG GACTACGGTGAGGAGACAGAGGGACTCCATGTTGTTCAGCAACACATCAAATCTCACTAA
- the LOC130800757 gene encoding uncharacterized protein LOC130800757 isoform X2: MGEIQLFILSSNTACSLTKKYKKARSNLVKLQKLGAFLLHEVDATKMKLHTDLKMRKFDRIIFNFPHAGFHGREDNPLIIKKHRRLVHDFFHNARGMLRLNGEIHVNHKTSAPFCNWNLEELASQNSLVLFDCVPFRIENYPGYNNKRGDSWRCDEPFPLGECSTFKFIFSPGSRDRHRSGWHASGLGMARHDTQSYGLGLWQGQDVLNLVRRVLCARQPTFSHENMTRQTWRVPTQNTEHPAPTYRPVQTLPDFPTQSTAHLGPPFRPVQTLPDVSTQNAAHPTPPYRLAQTRLDVPTQITAHPVTHYSLSQIRPDFPTRNTAHPTAHYSLSQMRSDVPTQNQQIPSHVTVSLKHGLQLAQHSHSHLYPALRC, encoded by the exons ATGGGTGAAATACAGTTATTCATCCTTTCATCAAATACTGCTT GTTCTTTAACAAAGAAGTACAAGAAAgcaagatcaaacttggttaaGCTGCAGAAGCTAGGAGCCTTCCTTTTACACGAGGTCGATGCAACTAAAATGAAGCTTCACACTGATCTCAAGATGAGGAAGTTTGATCGCATTATCTTCAACTTTCCTCATGCCGGCTTTCATGGAAGGGAAGATAATCCGCTTATTATTAA AAAGCATAGGAGGCTTGTGCATGACTTTTTCCACAATGCAAGGGGTATGCTGCGACTTAATGGTGAAATTCATGTTAACCATAAAACATCGGCCCCATTTTGTAACTGGAATCTCGAGGAGCTTGCTTCTCAGAACTCGCTTGTACTTTTTGACTGTGTACCCTTTCGTATTGAGAACTATCCGGGTTATAACAACAAGAGAGGGGATAGCTGGAGGTGTGACGAGCCTTTTCCTTTGGGAGAATGCAGcactttcaaattcattttctCACCTGGGTCTAGAGATAGGCACAGGTCGGGTTGGCATGCAAGTGGCTTGGGCATGGCGCGGCATGATACACAAAGCTATGGGTTAGGGCTGTGGCAGGGACAAGATGTTTTGAATTTGGTACGGCGTGTGCTTTGTGCCAGGCAGCCCACTTTTTCGCATGAAAACATGACCCGCCAGACATGGCGCGTTCCGACACAAAACACAGAACATCCTGCCCCAACCTACCGGCCTGTTCAAACACTGCCTGACTTTCCGACACAAAGCACAGCGCATCTTGGCCCTCCCTTCCGGCCTGTTCAAACACTGCCTGATGTCTCGACACAAAACGCAGCACATCCCACCCCACCCTACAGGCTTGCTCAAACGCGGCTTGATGTTCCGACACAAATCACAGCACACCCTGTCACACATTACAGTCTCTCTCAAATACGGCCTGATTTCCCGACACGAAACACAGCACATCCCACCGCACACTACAGTCTCTCCCAGATGCGGTCTGATGTTCCAACACAAAACCAGCAAATCCCCTCCCACGTCACTGTCTCACTCAAACACGGCCTGCAGCTAGCACAGCATAGCCATTCCCACCTTTACCCGGCTCTAAGATGTTGA
- the LOC130800757 gene encoding uncharacterized protein LOC130800757 isoform X1, giving the protein MEKTQSFAEDLQTFLFDHHNFFKNADIKSDDSSKKMNKQMLCINNQEDEDIEKWVKYSYSSFHQILLVGEGDFSFSLSLAHNLGSASNIVATSLDSYGSLTKKYKKARSNLVKLQKLGAFLLHEVDATKMKLHTDLKMRKFDRIIFNFPHAGFHGREDNPLIIKKHRRLVHDFFHNARGMLRLNGEIHVNHKTSAPFCNWNLEELASQNSLVLFDCVPFRIENYPGYNNKRGDSWRCDEPFPLGECSTFKFIFSPGSRDRHRSGWHASGLGMARHDTQSYGLGLWQGQDVLNLVRRVLCARQPTFSHENMTRQTWRVPTQNTEHPAPTYRPVQTLPDFPTQSTAHLGPPFRPVQTLPDVSTQNAAHPTPPYRLAQTRLDVPTQITAHPVTHYSLSQIRPDFPTRNTAHPTAHYSLSQMRSDVPTQNQQIPSHVTVSLKHGLQLAQHSHSHLYPALRC; this is encoded by the exons ATGGAAAAGACTCAAAGTTTTGCTGAAGACTTGCAGACATTTCTTTTTGATCATCATAACTTTTTCAAAAATGCAGATATTAAAAGCGATGattcttcaaaaaaaatgaataaacaaatgtTATGTATAAACAATCAAGAGGATGAAGATATAGAGAAATGGGTGAAATACAGTTATTCATCCTTTCATCAAATACTGCTTGTGGGTGAAGGAGACTTCTCTTTTTCATTGTCTTTGGCTCACAATTTGGGTTCTGCCTCCAATATTGTTGCTACTTCTCTTGACTCTTATG GTTCTTTAACAAAGAAGTACAAGAAAgcaagatcaaacttggttaaGCTGCAGAAGCTAGGAGCCTTCCTTTTACACGAGGTCGATGCAACTAAAATGAAGCTTCACACTGATCTCAAGATGAGGAAGTTTGATCGCATTATCTTCAACTTTCCTCATGCCGGCTTTCATGGAAGGGAAGATAATCCGCTTATTATTAA AAAGCATAGGAGGCTTGTGCATGACTTTTTCCACAATGCAAGGGGTATGCTGCGACTTAATGGTGAAATTCATGTTAACCATAAAACATCGGCCCCATTTTGTAACTGGAATCTCGAGGAGCTTGCTTCTCAGAACTCGCTTGTACTTTTTGACTGTGTACCCTTTCGTATTGAGAACTATCCGGGTTATAACAACAAGAGAGGGGATAGCTGGAGGTGTGACGAGCCTTTTCCTTTGGGAGAATGCAGcactttcaaattcattttctCACCTGGGTCTAGAGATAGGCACAGGTCGGGTTGGCATGCAAGTGGCTTGGGCATGGCGCGGCATGATACACAAAGCTATGGGTTAGGGCTGTGGCAGGGACAAGATGTTTTGAATTTGGTACGGCGTGTGCTTTGTGCCAGGCAGCCCACTTTTTCGCATGAAAACATGACCCGCCAGACATGGCGCGTTCCGACACAAAACACAGAACATCCTGCCCCAACCTACCGGCCTGTTCAAACACTGCCTGACTTTCCGACACAAAGCACAGCGCATCTTGGCCCTCCCTTCCGGCCTGTTCAAACACTGCCTGATGTCTCGACACAAAACGCAGCACATCCCACCCCACCCTACAGGCTTGCTCAAACGCGGCTTGATGTTCCGACACAAATCACAGCACACCCTGTCACACATTACAGTCTCTCTCAAATACGGCCTGATTTCCCGACACGAAACACAGCACATCCCACCGCACACTACAGTCTCTCCCAGATGCGGTCTGATGTTCCAACACAAAACCAGCAAATCCCCTCCCACGTCACTGTCTCACTCAAACACGGCCTGCAGCTAGCACAGCATAGCCATTCCCACCTTTACCCGGCTCTAAGATGTTGA
- the LOC130800941 gene encoding uncharacterized protein At4g26485-like gives MEGEKWIKHYSSKQKILLIGEGDFSFALSLATAFGNATNIVATSIDSPDMLQMRYAKAKSNLDLLEAYGCNLVYGVDAHTMHKHRALQNQTFDRIVFNFPHAELFLREHKLNSLYLDSKFIMKKKTEKGKERKERGEVGKGLKKGKKGEK, from the exons ATGGAgggtgaaaaatggataaaacatTACAGTAGTAAGCAGAAAATACTGTTAATCGGGGAAGGAGATTTCTCCTTTGCACTTAGTCTTGCTACTGCTTTTGGAAATGCTACCAATATCGTGGCTACTTCCATAGATTCCCCAG ATATGCTGCAGATGAGGTATGCAAAGGCGAAGAGCAACCTTGACCTTCTTGAGGCGTACGGATGCAATCTGGTGTATGGAGTCGATGCACATACCATGCATAAACATCGTGCCTTGCAAAATCAAACTTTTGATagaattgttttcaattttccaCATGCAGAACTGTTTTTACGTGAACACA AGTTAAATTCATTATATTTGGATAGcaaatttataatgaaaaaaaagacTGAGAAAGGGAAGGAAAGGAAAGAAAGGGGAGAAGTGGGGAAAGGACtcaaaaaaggaaagaaagggGAGAAGTGA